Proteins from a single region of Gasterosteus aculeatus chromosome 20, fGasAcu3.hap1.1, whole genome shotgun sequence:
- the chd4b gene encoding chromodomain-helicase-DNA-binding protein 4 isoform X2, with the protein MSGSEDEREDFGAADEPSLLHGGDELEDAVSDVEEAPKSKKKKKAKKSSRESRSSKRQRPVREELPVSSPEHMLGVEAADRDADEGGARSASEGSDYAPGKKKKKRSSNAKDKKKGGAAAEKGASSSSKSKRKDPEPEDDDNDDDDCQPKSSTQLLEAWGMKDIDHVFTQEDYSSLTNYKAFSQFVRPLIAAKNPKIAVSKMMTLMMAKWREFSTNNPLKGSATANAALAAANVAAAVENMVVAGTDAGLEAAASPAPAPAPAPAPAPAPTPAAPPAAPAPPLRKAKTKEGKGPNARKKSKPAAKPPLKPKPKKVAPLKIKLGGLNSKRKRSSSDEDEPEVDSDFDDGSFSVSDGSNRSNRPKKKPKSAKKKKKVETEDGDGYETDHQDYCEVCQQGGEIILCDTCPRAYHMVCLDPDMEKAPEGKWSCPHCEKEGIQWEARDELSEAEGEEEDDRRDEGVEEEDDHHIEFCRVCKDGGELLCCDTCPSSYHIHCLNPPLPEIPNGEWICPRCKCPQMKGKVQKVITWRWGEPPAPTPVPRPADLPADASDPPPLAGRREREFFVKWCNMSYWHCSWVLELQLELNCQVMFRNYQRKTDMDEPAPVDFGGEGYENKRTKRKNKDPLFVHMDQEFYRYGVKMEWLMIHRILNHTVDKKNNIHYLIKWRDLAYDQSTWESEDMDIPEFDTYKQTYWNHRELMMGDEGRPVKKLKKTVKVKKAERPPANPVIDPTIKFDRQPDYLDSTGGTLHPYQLEGLNWLRFSWAQATDTILADEMGLGKTVQTAVFLYSLYKEGHSKGPFLVSAPLSTIINWEREFEMWAPDMYVVTYVGDKDSRAVIRENEFSFEGNAIRGGKKASKMKKDSTVKFHVLLTSYELITIDQAVLGSIEWACLVVDEAHRLKNNQSKFFRILNNYPLQHKLLLTGTPLQNNLEELFHLLNFLTPVRFNNLEGFLEEFADIAKEDQIKKLHDMLGPHMLRRLKADVFKHMPSKTELIVRVELSPMQKKYYKFILTRNFDALNTRGGGNQVSLLNVVMDLKKCCNHPYLFPAAATEAPKLPNGMYEGNALTKSSGKLTLLQKMMKKLKEGGHRVLVFSQMTKMLDLLEDFLENEGYKYERIDGGVTGSLRQEAIDRFNAPGAPQFAFLLSTRAGGLGINLASADTVVIYDSDWNPHNDIQAFSRAHRIGQNRKVMIYRFVTKASVEERITQVAKKKMMLTHLVVRPGLGSKTGSMSKQELDDILKFGTEELFKDELGEGENKEDDSSVIHYDDHAIDRLLDRNQDATDDTEIQSMNEYLSSFKVAQYVVKDEEDEEEVEREVIKQEESVDPDYWEKLLRHHYEQQQEDLARNLGKGKRTRKPVNYNDGSQEDRGIRQDWQEDQSDNQSDYSVASEEGDEDFDERAEANARRPSRKGLRNDRDKPLPPLLARVGGNIEVLGFNARQRKAFLNAVMRYGMPPQDAFTNQWLVRDLRGKSEKEFKAYVSLFMRHLCEPGADGAETFADGVPREGLSRQHVLTRIGVMSLIRKKVQEFEHVNGQWSMPWMAELEENKRAAALAAGEDPKTPSTGTPADTQPNTPVPEDLSKSDDKEDVKKEGEDGKGAKKTDDPEIIEIPDESEKSPVVENKEEVMDSTVGKEEKEAGNGDDDGKDKEATDKSKEKEDKDKTLETEKDTPAEVKGEVSESKIDSEESKAEEGKDEKMDTSSSPEEKKEQKEEKEAVKADESSKLQNGENAKEAATTAPVVNVSEEKKKATKQRFMFNIADGGFTELHSLWQNEERAATVTKKTFEIWHRRHDYWLLAGIIQHGYARWQDVQNDVRFAILNEPFKGEMSRGNFLEIKNKFLARRFKLLEQALVIEEQLRRAAYLNMTEDPAHPSMALNTRFSEVECLAESHQHLSKESMSGNKPANAVLHKVLKQLEELLSDMKADVTRLPATIARIPPVAVRLQMSERNILSRLASRGPDINAQNQVSQQMQVPR; encoded by the exons CGACGATTGCCAG CCTAAAAGCTCCAcccagctgctggaggcctgGGGCATGAAAGACATCGACCACGTCTTTACTCAGGAAGACTACAGCTCCCTCACAAACTACAAGGCCTTCAGCCAGTTTGTCAG ACCTTTAATCGCTGCTAAGAACCCCAAAATTGCTGTGTCCAAGATGATGACACTAATGATGGCTAAGTGGAGAGAATTCAGCACCAACAACCCTCTTAAG GGTTCTGCCACTGCCAACGCGGCCCTGGCAGCTGCCAATGTGGCTGCGGCTGTAGAGAACATGGTGGTGGCTGGAACAGATGCAGGGCTGGAGGCCGCTGCctcacctgcacctgcacctgcacctgctcctgctcctgctcccgCGCCGACGCCCGCTGCGCCGCCAGCAGCCCCGGCACCGCCACTCCGCAAGGCCAAAACCAAAGAGGGGAAAG GTCCCAATGCTCGCAAGAAGTCAAAGCCCGCGGCTAAGCCTCCGCTTAAGCCCAAACCCAAGAAGGTGGCTCCACTCAAGATCAAACTAGGCGGCCTCAACAGCAAGAGGAAGCGCTCGTCG AGTGATGAAGATGAACCCGAGGTCGACAGTGACTTTGATGACGGGAGTTTCTCTGTGTCAGATGGCTCCAACCGCAGCAACCGTCCCAAGAAGAAACCCAAGAgtgcaaagaaaaagaagaaag TGGAAACGGAGGATGGCGACGGCTACGAGACGGACCACCAGGACTACTGTGAGGTGTgccagcagggaggagagatCATTCTGTGTGACACTTGTCCCCGAGCTTATCACATGGTCTGTCTGGACCCTGACATGGAAAAGGCCCCCGAGGGCAAGTGGAGCTGCCCCCACTGT gagaaggaggggatCCAGTGGGAGGCCAGAGATGAGCTGTCTGAGGCcgaaggggaggaagaagacgacCGGAGGGAtgaaggggtggaggaggaagacgaccaCCACATTGAGTTCTGCCGGGTGTGCAAGGACGGaggggagctgctctgctgtgaCACGTGCCCCTCCTCCTACCACATCCACTGCCTCAACCCTCCTCTCCCTGAAATTCCCAATGGAGAATGGATCTGCCCCCGCTGCAAG TGTCCACAGATGAAGGGCAAAGTCCAGAAGGTAATAACGTGGCGGTGGGGGGAGCCACCAGCCCCCACGCCTGTCCCTCGGCCCGCTGATCTCCCTGCCGATGCTTCCGATCCCCCGCCGCTGGCGGGCCGCAGGGAGAGGGAGTTCTTTGTCAAATGGTGCAACATGTCTTACTGGCACTGCTCCTGGGTGCTGGAGCTACAG TTGGAGCTTAACTGCCAGGTGATGTTCCGCAACTACCAGAGGAAGACCGACATGGACGAGCCGGCGCCTGTGGATTTTGGAGGTGAGggttatgaaaacaaaagaaccaAGAGGAAGAACAAGGACCCGCTCTTTGTCCACATGGATCAGGAGTTCTACCGCTACGGCGTCAAGATGGAGTGGCTGATGATCCACCGCATCCTCAACCACAC TGTTGATAAAAAGAACAACATACATTACTTGATCAAGTGGAGAGATCTGGCCTATGACCAGTCCACCTGGGAGAGCGAGGACATGGACATCCCAGAGTTTGACACCTACAAACAGACATACTGGAATCACAG GGAGTTGATGATGGGAGATGAGGGTCGGCCTGttaagaagctgaagaagacaGTCAAAGTCAAGAAGGCAGAGCGTCCACCTGCAAATCCAGTTATTGAT cCCACCATCAAGTTTGATCGGCAGCCTGACTACCTGGACAGCACCGGGGGCACTCTGCATCCCTACCAGCTGGAGGGGCTGAACTGGCTGAGGTTTTCTTGGGCTCAGGCCACAGACACAATCCTGGCTGATGAGATGGGTTTAGGGAAGACTGTGCAGACCGCTGTCTTCCTCTACTCGTTGTACAAGGAG GGTCACTCCAAAGGTCCCTTCCTGGTTAGTGCTCCTCTGTCCACCATCATTAACTGGGAGAGAGAGTTTGAGATGTGGGCCCCCGACATGTACGTGGTGACCTACGTAGGGGACAAAGACAGCAGGGCTGTCATCAGGGAGAACGAGTTCTCCTTCGAGGGAAACGCCATCCGAGGCGGGAAAAAAGCATCCAAGATGAAG AAAGATTCAACAGTTAAGTTCCACGTCCTGCTGACATCCTATGAGTTGATCACCATCGACCAGGCTGTGCTGGGCTCCATTGAATGGGCCTGTCTGGTGGTGGACGAGGCTCACAGGCTCAAAAATAATCAGTCTAAG TTCTTCCGGATTTTGAACAACTATCCGCTGCAACACAAGCTGCTGCTTACTGGCACTCCTCTTCAAAACAACCTGGAGGAGCTCTTCCACTTGCTGAACTTCCTGACACCAGTGAGATTCAA caacCTGGAAGGCTTCCTGGAAGAGTTTGCTGATATTGCCAAAGAGGACCAGATCAAGAAGCTCCATGACATGCTGGGACCACACATGCTCAGGAGGCTGAAGGCTGATGTTTTCAAACACATGCCTTCCAAGACTGAGCTCATCGTCAGAGTGGAGCTGAGTCCAATGCAGAA GAAATACTACAAGTTCATCCTAACGCGTAACTTTGATGCCCTCAACACTCGTGGGGGAGGAAACCAAGTGTCTCTGCTCAACGTGGTGATGGACCTGAAGAAGTGCTGCAATCACCCCTACCTCTTTCCTGCAGCTGCCACC GAGGCACCGAAACTTCCAAATGGCATGTACGAGGGCAACGCTCTGACCAAGTCTTCTGGAAAACTGACGCTGCTccagaagatgatgaagaagcTAAAGGAGGGAGGCCACAGGGTTTTGGTCTTCTCCCAGATGACCAAAAtgctggacctgctggaggACTTCCTGGAGAACGAGGGATACAAATATGAGAGAATCGACGGGGGGGTCACCGGCAGCTTAAGACAGGAGGCCATCGACCGCTTTAATG CTCCTGGTGCTCCCCAGTttgctttcctcctctctaccAGAGCTGGTGGTTTGGGCATTAATCTGGCTTCTGCTGACACCGTCGTCATCTACGACTCTGACTGGAACCCGCACAATGACATCCAG GCGTTCAGCAGAGCTCATCGAATTGGCCAGAACAGGAAAGTGATGATCTATCGCTTTGTGACCAAAGcctctgtggaggagaggatcaCGCAG GTGgcaaagaagaagatgatgcTCACTCACCTGGTGGTGCGACCCGGTCTCGGCTCCAAGACGGGCTCCATGTCAAAGCAGGAGCTCGACGACATCCTCAAGTTTGGAACTGAAGAGTTGTTCAAGGATGAACTGGGAGAGG GGGAGAACAAGGAGGATGACAGCAGTGTGATCCACTATGACGACCACGCAATTGACCGTCTGCTAGACCGGAACCAGGATGCTACCGATGACACTGAGATTCAGAGCATGAACGAGtacctcagctcctttaaagtgGCCCAGTATGTCGTcaaagatgaagaggatgag gaggaggtggaaagaGAGGTGATCAAGCAGGAGGAAAGTGTTGATCCGGACTACTGGGAGAAGCTGCTGCGTCACCACTACGAGCAGCAGCAAGAAGACCTTGCACGGAATTTAGGGAAAGGCAAACGAACTCGAAAGCCGGTCAACTACAATGACGGCTCCCAGGAGGACCGAGGTATCCGACAGG ACTGGCAGGAGGATCAGTCCGATAACCAGTCAGATTACTCTGTGGCGTCGGAAGAGGGCGACGAAGACTTTGATGAACGGGCTGAAG CAAATGCTCGCAGACCAAGTCGCAAAGGGCTGCGGAACGATCGGGACAAACCGCTGCCGCCGCTGTTGGCCAGAGTGGGCGGGAACATCGAG GTTTTGGGCTTCAATGCACGGCAAAGGAAGGCTTTCCTAAATGCAGTGATGCGCTATGGGATGCCTCCCCAGGATGCTTTCACCAATCAGTGGCTCGTCAGGGACCTTCGTGGGAAGTCGGAGAAAGAATTTAA GGCCTACGTGTCTCTGTTCATGCGTCACCTTTGTGAGCCGGGGGCGGACGGGGCTGAGACTTTTGCAGACGGCGTCCCGCGTGAGGGTCTGTCGAGGCAGCACGTGCTCACTCGTATTGGTGTGATGTCACTTATTAGGAAAAAG gtgcAGGAATTTGAGCATGTGAACGGTCAGTGGTCGATGCCCTGGAtggcggagctggaggagaataAAAGGGCTGCAGCTTTAGCTGCAGGTGAAGACCCGAAGACTCCTTCTACTGGgactcctgcagacacacagcccAACACTCCTGtgccag AAGATTTGTCAAAATCAGACGACAAGGAAGACgtgaagaaggagggagaggacggcAAAGGAGCCAAAAAGACAGACGACCCAGAA ATTATCGAAATCCCAGATGAGTCTGAAAAATCCCCCGTCGTCGAAAATAAAGAAGAGGTGATGGACTCCACagtggggaaggaggagaaggaggcaggCAATGGAGATGATGACGGCAAGGACAAGGAGGCGACTGATAAAAGCAAGGAGAAGGAAGACAAGGACAAGACTCTTGAGACAGAGAAGGACACTCCTGCCGAGGTCAAGGGAGAAGTTTCGGAGAGCAAGATTGATTCAGAGGAGTCTAAAG CTGAGGAAGGGAAAGATGAGAAGATGGACACTAGTTCCTctccagaggagaagaaag agcaaaaagaggagaaggaggccgtAAAAGCAGACGAGTCCAGCAAACTGCAGAATGGAGAAAACGCCAAAGAAGCCGCCACAACTGCACCGGTGGTCAACGTGagcgaagagaagaagaaggccaCCAAGCAGAGGTTCATGTTCAACATTGCTGACGGAGGATTCACAG AGCTTCACTCTCTGTGGCAGAATGAGGAGAGGGCGGCCACTGTCACCAAGAAGACCTTTGAGATATGGCACCGTCGCCATGACTACTGGCTTCTGGCTGGAATCATACA ACATGGCTACGCTCGATGGCAGGATGTGCAGAATGATGTGAGGTTTGCCATCCTCAATGAGCCCTTCAAAGGGGAGATGAGCAGAGGAAACTTCCTGGAGATCAAGAACAAGTTTCTGGCTCGCAGGTTCAAA TTGCTGGAGCAGGCCTTGGTGATTGAGGAGCAGTTGCGCAGGGCGGCTTACTTGAACATGACCGAGGACCCGGCCCACCCCTCCATGGCCCTCAACACTCGCTTCAGTGAGGTGGAGTGCCTCGCAGAGTCCCACCAGCACCTCAGCAAGGAGTCCATGTCTGGAAACAAACCTGCCAATGCAGTTCTGCATAAAG TTCTCAAACAGCTTGAGGAACTACTGAGTGACATGAAGGCTGACGTGACGCGTCTCCCGGCAACCATCGCCAGGATACCGCCAGTCGCCGTGCGCCTGCAAATGTCCGAGAGGAACATCCTCAGCCGACTGGCCAGCCGGGGCCCCGACATCAACGCCCAGAACCAGGTCTCGCAGCAGATGCAGGTGCCGCGCTGA